In the Chroococcidiopsis sp. SAG 2025 genome, one interval contains:
- a CDS encoding GNAT family N-acetyltransferase has product MSSNFDINLTIKVAKLPEDFSAMRSVRAAVFQLEQGIEPELDFDGKDETSDQILAYMNAQPIGTARIRYLDDRTAKIERLAVLPIARGKGIGKLIMEKAIALAAQKKMQEVIIHSQEYIQRLHQKLGFEPEGAVFEEAGIPHVKMRKTLGSTY; this is encoded by the coding sequence ATGTCAAGCAATTTTGATATTAATTTAACAATTAAAGTTGCTAAATTACCTGAAGATTTTTCAGCCATGCGCTCGGTGAGAGCGGCAGTTTTTCAATTAGAACAGGGAATAGAGCCAGAATTAGATTTTGATGGCAAAGATGAAACCTCAGACCAAATTCTTGCCTACATGAATGCTCAACCTATTGGTACTGCTAGAATTAGGTATTTAGACGATCGCACGGCAAAAATCGAGAGGCTAGCCGTCTTGCCAATTGCCAGAGGGAAGGGTATTGGTAAGTTAATTATGGAAAAAGCGATCGCGCTTGCAGCCCAAAAGAAGATGCAAGAAGTCATCATCCACTCCCAAGAATATATCCAGAGATTGCATCAAAAACTAGGTTTTGAGCCAGAGGGAGCAGTATTTGAAGAAGCTGGCATTCCCCATGTCAAAATGAGGAAGACATTAGGCTCAACCTATTGA
- a CDS encoding Uma2 family endonuclease, producing the protein MNLPITDRVIWTTADLELFPDNGNRYEIIDGELFVTRAPHWKHQKACARIISALDVWSQTTGLGEVVPAPGVIFSDTDAVIPDVVWASNARLSVLLDEAGHLTAAPELVVEVLSSGSENEKRDRELKLKLYSARGVREYWIVDWRKQQVEVYRREQAVLNLVATLISGDELNSPLLPGFTFAIVSLFA; encoded by the coding sequence ATGAATTTACCCATAACCGATAGAGTCATTTGGACAACCGCCGATTTAGAGTTATTTCCAGATAACGGCAACCGCTATGAAATTATCGACGGAGAATTATTTGTGACGAGAGCGCCGCATTGGAAACATCAAAAAGCCTGTGCCAGAATTATTAGTGCATTAGATGTTTGGTCACAAACTACAGGATTAGGAGAAGTTGTACCTGCCCCTGGAGTAATTTTTTCCGATACTGACGCTGTCATTCCCGATGTGGTTTGGGCTAGCAACGCCAGGCTATCTGTCTTATTGGATGAAGCCGGACATTTAACTGCTGCGCCGGAGTTAGTAGTAGAAGTACTATCATCTGGCAGTGAAAATGAGAAGCGCGATCGCGAATTGAAACTCAAGCTTTATTCAGCGAGAGGAGTTAGAGAATATTGGATTGTAGATTGGCGCAAGCAACAGGTTGAAGTTTATCGACGCGAACAAGCGGTTTTAAATTTAGTTGCCACTCTGATTAGTGGAGATGAGTTAAATTCACCTTTATTACCTGGTTTTACCTTTGCGATCGTATCGTTATTTGCTTAA
- the pruA gene encoding L-glutamate gamma-semialdehyde dehydrogenase, whose protein sequence is MVLQAQPTTYEPKTQEIAKQLLAATRENRSFFASIRDQMRWDDKLLAWAMSNPGLRVQLFRFIDCLPALRSKSEIARHLQEYLGDESVELPTALKGMLNFANPDSMPGQVAATTVSTAVETLAHKYIAGENIQQTLKTIERLRKEKMAFTIDILGEAVITEAEAQSYLERYLDLMAQLAAASKNWKPVAQIDEADGEALPQVQVSVKLTAFYSQFDPLDAAGSAARVSDRIRTVLRKAKELGVSIHFDMEQYAYKDLIFSILKQVLQEEEFRSRTDVGVTVQAYLRDSERDTQDLIAWVKQRGYPLTVRLVKGAYWDQETIKAEQKHWQQPVFNDKAATDLNFEKITQLLLENHEYVYSAIGSHNVRSQAHAIAIAETLNIPRRRFEMQVLYGMGDKLAKALSDRGYRVRVYCPYGELLPGMAYLIRRLLENTANSSFLRQNLEERPIEELIAPPILRESGVVGAGLAKDSRLPSTNRGSKPARTRESEQIPRTTHHAPRTTFHPAADTDYAVVEAREQSQQAFQQVRQLFGKTYLPLVNGEYVSTAEIIDSVNPSNFSEVVGKVGLLSVEQAEQAMQAAKAAFPGWKNTPAKQRASILRKAGDLMELRRAELSAWIVLEVGKPVKEADAEVSEAIDFCRYYAAEMERLDAGYNYDVAGETNRYLYQPRGIAVVISPWNFPLAIATGMTVAALVAGNCTLLKPAETSSVIAAKLTEILVEAGFPKGVYQFVPGKGSKVGAHLVNHPDTHLIAFTGSREVGCRIYAEAAKVQPGQKHLKRVIAEMGGKNGMIVDESADLDQAVVGVVQSAFGYSGQKCSAASRVIVLDSVYDTFIHRLVEATRSLNIGATELPSTQVGPAIDGNAQARIREYIEQGRQEAKVALEIPAPDNGYFVNPTIFTEVPPTATIAQEEIFGPVVAVIRVKNFEEAIAVANGTDYALTGGLYSRTPSHIQMAQEQFEVGNLYINRTITGAIVARQPFGGFKMSGVGSKAGGPDYLLQFLEPRTVTENVQRQGFAPIEGAE, encoded by the coding sequence GTGGTATTACAAGCACAACCAACCACCTACGAACCAAAGACACAAGAAATCGCCAAACAACTGTTAGCGGCGACGCGAGAAAATCGTTCGTTTTTTGCCTCAATTCGCGACCAAATGCGCTGGGATGACAAGTTACTCGCCTGGGCAATGAGTAATCCTGGGTTGCGAGTGCAGCTATTTCGTTTTATTGACTGTTTGCCTGCTTTGCGGAGTAAGTCGGAAATTGCCCGCCATTTACAAGAATACCTTGGCGATGAGTCAGTAGAACTTCCTACTGCTTTAAAAGGAATGCTCAATTTTGCCAACCCAGATTCTATGCCTGGGCAGGTAGCAGCAACGACAGTATCTACAGCTGTAGAAACTTTAGCGCATAAATATATTGCTGGAGAAAATATTCAGCAGACATTAAAGACAATCGAACGGCTGCGGAAAGAAAAAATGGCGTTCACCATCGATATTTTGGGTGAAGCAGTCATTACTGAAGCGGAAGCGCAGTCATATTTAGAACGTTATTTAGATTTAATGGCACAGCTAGCAGCAGCTAGTAAGAATTGGAAACCAGTCGCCCAAATTGATGAAGCTGATGGGGAAGCTTTGCCACAAGTACAAGTTTCGGTAAAGCTAACGGCGTTTTACTCTCAGTTCGATCCGTTGGATGCGGCGGGTAGTGCAGCAAGAGTTAGCGATCGCATCCGTACTGTATTGAGAAAAGCCAAAGAATTAGGCGTATCGATCCATTTTGATATGGAACAATACGCTTATAAAGACCTGATTTTCTCTATTTTAAAACAAGTTCTTCAAGAAGAAGAATTTCGCAGTCGTACAGATGTTGGTGTCACAGTTCAAGCATATTTGCGCGATAGCGAACGAGATACGCAGGATTTAATCGCTTGGGTAAAACAGCGAGGCTATCCCTTAACCGTCAGACTGGTTAAAGGTGCTTATTGGGATCAAGAAACGATTAAAGCCGAACAAAAGCACTGGCAGCAACCCGTATTTAACGACAAAGCAGCTACAGATCTGAACTTTGAAAAAATTACCCAGTTGTTGTTAGAAAATCACGAATACGTCTATTCGGCAATAGGTAGTCATAACGTGCGATCGCAAGCTCATGCAATCGCGATCGCTGAAACTCTCAACATTCCCCGCCGTCGCTTTGAAATGCAAGTGCTGTACGGCATGGGCGATAAACTAGCAAAAGCGTTGAGCGATCGCGGTTATCGGGTACGGGTGTACTGTCCCTACGGCGAACTTTTGCCAGGAATGGCTTATTTGATCCGCCGTTTATTGGAAAATACCGCAAATAGTTCCTTCCTGCGTCAAAATTTGGAAGAACGTCCGATTGAGGAATTGATTGCACCACCTATTTTGAGGGAGTCGGGAGTCGTAGGGGCGGGTTTAGCAAAAGATTCACGGCTTCCATCAACAAATCGTGGTTCAAAACCCGCCCGTACAAGGGAGTCGGAACAAATACCACGCACCACGCACCACGCACCACGCACCACGTTTCATCCGGCAGCTGATACAGACTACGCCGTAGTCGAGGCGAGAGAACAGTCACAACAGGCTTTTCAACAAGTGCGGCAGCTATTTGGCAAAACCTATTTACCCCTGGTTAATGGCGAGTACGTTTCTACAGCAGAAATTATTGATTCTGTGAATCCGTCAAATTTCAGCGAGGTGGTGGGAAAAGTCGGACTCCTCAGCGTCGAACAAGCAGAACAGGCAATGCAAGCGGCGAAGGCGGCTTTTCCTGGGTGGAAAAATACCCCAGCGAAACAACGGGCAAGTATTTTGCGTAAAGCTGGCGATTTGATGGAACTCCGCCGCGCCGAACTATCAGCTTGGATCGTGCTAGAAGTTGGTAAGCCTGTCAAAGAAGCCGATGCAGAAGTATCGGAGGCAATCGATTTCTGTCGCTACTATGCGGCGGAAATGGAAAGATTAGATGCAGGTTACAACTACGACGTAGCAGGGGAAACAAACCGTTACCTTTACCAACCGAGGGGAATTGCGGTGGTGATTTCTCCTTGGAATTTTCCCTTGGCGATCGCCACTGGAATGACTGTAGCGGCGCTGGTAGCAGGAAACTGTACTCTCCTTAAGCCTGCGGAAACATCTTCTGTCATTGCGGCAAAATTAACCGAAATTTTGGTTGAAGCCGGATTTCCCAAAGGTGTATATCAATTTGTCCCTGGAAAGGGTTCTAAAGTTGGGGCGCACTTGGTAAACCATCCCGACACGCACTTAATTGCATTTACAGGTTCTCGCGAAGTGGGTTGTCGGATTTATGCTGAAGCGGCAAAAGTTCAACCAGGACAAAAGCATCTGAAGCGCGTCATTGCCGAGATGGGTGGTAAGAATGGGATGATTGTCGATGAAAGTGCCGACTTAGACCAAGCTGTAGTGGGTGTCGTGCAATCGGCTTTCGGTTACAGCGGACAAAAGTGTTCGGCTGCATCCAGGGTAATTGTTTTAGATTCGGTTTACGATACTTTCATTCACCGCTTGGTAGAAGCGACGCGATCGCTTAACATTGGTGCAACGGAATTACCCAGTACTCAAGTCGGTCCCGCGATTGACGGTAACGCGCAAGCCCGTATCCGCGAGTATATCGAGCAAGGGCGACAAGAAGCAAAAGTCGCGTTAGAAATCCCTGCTCCAGATAACGGCTATTTTGTCAACCCTACGATTTTTACCGAAGTGCCTCCCACAGCCACGATCGCCCAAGAAGAGATTTTTGGTCCCGTGGTGGCGGTAATTCGGGTGAAGAACTTTGAAGAGGCGATCGCCGTTGCTAACGGTACTGACTACGCTTTAACGGGGGGACTGTATTCTCGTACCCCATCTCATATCCAGATGGCACAGGAACAATTTGAAGTTGGTAACTTGTATATCAACCGGACGATTACGGGGGCGATCGTTGCCAGACAACCCTTCGGCGGCTTCAAAATGTCTGGAGTTGGTTCCAAAGCTGGTGGTCCCGATTATTTATTACAATTTTTGGAGCCGCGTACAGTTACGGAAAACGTTCAGCGTCAGGGTTTTGCCCCCATCGAAGGTGCAGAATAG
- a CDS encoding class I fructose-bisphosphate aldolase — translation MTATLSAPQAIESWLGQEAEDLLTYKAKVPKDLLHLPSPDAVDRIFSISDRNPQVLRSLQQLYSHGRLANTGYLSILPVDQGIEHSAGASFAPNPMYFDPENIVKLAMAAECNAVATTLGVLGIVSRKYAHKIPFIVKINHNELLTFPNQFDQVLFGSVEQAWNLGAVAVGATIYFGSENSTRQIQEISRAFARAHELGMATILWCYLRNNAFKQDKDYHLAGDLTGQANHIGVTIEADIIKQKLPEVDRGYEAVAKASGKSYGKTNEKIYTDLTSDHPIDLTRYQVLNCYSGRVGLINSGGASGKNDFAEAVRTAVINKRAGGSGLISGRKTFQRPFEEGVKLFHTIQDVYLSPEVTIA, via the coding sequence ATGACTGCTACGCTGTCTGCACCCCAAGCGATTGAGTCTTGGTTGGGTCAAGAAGCAGAAGACCTCCTCACGTACAAAGCTAAGGTTCCCAAAGATTTATTACATTTGCCCAGCCCAGACGCAGTAGACCGAATTTTTAGCATTAGCGATCGCAATCCGCAAGTATTGCGCAGCCTTCAGCAACTCTACTCTCATGGGCGATTGGCAAATACGGGTTATCTTTCAATTTTGCCAGTAGACCAAGGAATCGAACACTCCGCAGGGGCTTCGTTTGCACCCAATCCGATGTATTTCGATCCAGAAAATATTGTTAAATTGGCAATGGCAGCCGAGTGTAACGCTGTTGCTACCACGTTGGGCGTTTTGGGAATAGTTTCTCGCAAGTACGCCCACAAAATCCCCTTCATTGTCAAAATCAATCACAACGAGTTACTCACTTTTCCCAATCAATTCGATCAAGTTTTGTTTGGTTCGGTCGAGCAAGCTTGGAATTTAGGAGCTGTGGCAGTTGGGGCTACAATCTACTTCGGTTCGGAAAACTCTACGCGCCAAATTCAAGAAATTAGCCGCGCCTTTGCCCGCGCCCACGAATTGGGAATGGCAACTATCTTGTGGTGCTATCTGCGTAACAATGCCTTTAAACAAGACAAAGATTATCACCTAGCTGGCGACCTCACCGGACAGGCAAACCACATCGGTGTCACGATTGAAGCCGATATTATTAAGCAAAAACTACCGGAAGTCGATCGCGGTTACGAAGCTGTTGCTAAAGCTAGTGGCAAAAGCTACGGCAAAACCAACGAAAAAATCTATACCGATTTAACGAGCGATCATCCCATCGATCTCACCCGCTATCAAGTTCTCAATTGCTACAGCGGACGAGTTGGATTAATTAACTCTGGTGGTGCTTCTGGTAAAAATGATTTTGCCGAAGCTGTGCGTACGGCTGTAATTAACAAACGGGCTGGCGGTTCTGGCTTAATCTCCGGTCGCAAAACCTTCCAACGTCCGTTTGAAGAAGGAGTCAAGCTTTTCCATACAATTCAGGATGTTTACCTCTCTCCAGAGGTAACTATTGCTTGA
- a CDS encoding pyridoxal phosphate-dependent aminotransferase, producing MKLAARVGKVTPSLTLAISAKAKAMKAEGIDVCSFSAGEPDFDTPEHIKAAAKKALDEGKTRYGAAAGEPKLRQAIARKLKTDNGLDYQAENIIVTNGGKHGLYNLMMALIDVGDEVIIPAPYWLSYPEMVILAGGTPVIVQTDASCKITPDQLRSSITPQTKLFVLNSPSNPTGVVYTPEELKALAEVVVEKDILVVSDEIYEKLLYTDVKHISIGSLGKEIFDRTIISHGFAKAYSMTGWRVGYLAGAVELIKAASTIQGHSTSNVCTFAQFGAIAALESSQECVEQMRQAFAKRREVMMQRLDAIPEVTYAKPDGAFYIFVDISKTGKSSMDFCQELLESYQVAAIPGIAFGSGDRIRFSYATDMASIEKGMDRLDKYIRSLF from the coding sequence ATGAAACTGGCAGCACGAGTGGGTAAGGTAACGCCTTCTTTGACCTTGGCAATTTCCGCCAAAGCCAAAGCCATGAAAGCTGAAGGAATAGATGTTTGTAGCTTCAGCGCCGGAGAACCAGACTTTGATACTCCAGAACACATCAAAGCAGCCGCAAAAAAAGCCCTAGATGAAGGTAAGACGAGATATGGTGCGGCGGCTGGGGAACCCAAGTTAAGACAGGCGATCGCTCGCAAGCTGAAAACAGATAATGGTCTAGACTACCAAGCTGAAAATATCATCGTTACCAACGGTGGCAAACACGGTTTATACAACTTAATGATGGCACTGATTGACGTGGGAGACGAGGTAATTATTCCCGCCCCCTACTGGCTGAGCTATCCTGAAATGGTCATTCTCGCTGGCGGAACACCAGTTATCGTCCAGACGGATGCTAGCTGTAAAATTACTCCAGACCAATTGCGCTCTAGCATTACGCCTCAAACTAAGCTATTTGTTCTTAACTCTCCTTCTAACCCTACAGGTGTCGTCTACACGCCAGAAGAACTGAAGGCACTAGCAGAGGTTGTGGTAGAGAAGGATATTTTAGTTGTCTCGGATGAAATTTACGAGAAATTACTATATACAGATGTAAAACACATCAGTATCGGTTCTTTAGGTAAGGAAATCTTTGACCGTACCATTATCAGTCATGGTTTTGCTAAAGCTTACTCAATGACAGGTTGGCGTGTCGGCTATTTAGCAGGTGCGGTAGAGTTAATCAAAGCTGCGAGTACGATTCAAGGTCATAGTACGTCTAACGTGTGTACCTTCGCTCAATTTGGCGCGATCGCGGCTTTAGAAAGTTCCCAAGAATGCGTCGAACAAATGCGTCAAGCTTTTGCCAAAAGGCGAGAAGTGATGATGCAAAGATTGGATGCAATTCCAGAAGTGACTTACGCCAAACCTGATGGAGCATTTTACATTTTTGTCGATATCAGTAAAACTGGTAAGTCATCTATGGATTTTTGTCAAGAACTTTTAGAGTCTTATCAAGTTGCGGCAATACCTGGAATTGCATTTGGATCGGGCGATCGCATTCGTTTTTCCTATGCTACCGATATGGCATCAATTGAGAAGGGAATGGATCGCTTAGACAAATACATCCGCTCATTGTTTTAG
- the gatA gene encoding Asp-tRNA(Asn)/Glu-tRNA(Gln) amidotransferase subunit GatA yields MASIIRELHGQLVKKERSAVEITQEALDRIQALEPKIHSFLCVTADKALEQAKAVDAKIAAGEEIGLLAGIPVGVKDNMCTKGIPTTCASKILENFVPPYESTVTQKLADAGAVTVGKTNLDEFAMGSSTENSAFQLTANPWDLERVPGGSSGGSAAAVAAHECVVSLGSDTGGSIRQPASFCGVVGMKPTYGLVSRYGLVAFASSLDQIGPFGRTVEDAAILLGAIAGYDPKDSTSLKVEIPDYTQFLKPDLKSMRIGIVRETFAEGLDPAVEQAVNKAIEQLKQLGAEIKEVSCPRFRYGLPTYYIIAPSEASANLARYDGVKYGLRVPDADNLIDMYARTRAMGFGKEVKRRIMVGTYALSAGYYDAYYLKAQKVRTLIKQDFENAFGQVDVLVTPTVPMTAFKAGEKTDDPLSMYLTDLMTITVNLAGLPGLSIPCGFDEKGMPIGMQLIGNVLREDQLFQVAHAYEQATEWHKKAPAL; encoded by the coding sequence ATGGCATCCATCATCCGCGAGTTGCACGGACAACTAGTGAAGAAAGAACGCTCGGCGGTGGAAATTACGCAAGAGGCGCTGGATCGGATTCAAGCACTAGAACCAAAGATCCACAGCTTTTTGTGCGTGACAGCGGATAAAGCACTGGAACAAGCGAAAGCCGTGGATGCCAAAATTGCGGCTGGAGAAGAGATTGGGTTATTGGCTGGGATTCCCGTGGGTGTGAAAGACAATATGTGTACCAAGGGAATTCCCACGACTTGCGCCTCCAAGATTTTAGAAAACTTCGTCCCACCCTACGAATCGACGGTAACGCAAAAGCTAGCGGATGCTGGGGCGGTGACAGTGGGAAAAACTAACTTAGACGAGTTTGCGATGGGGAGTTCCACCGAAAACTCAGCATTTCAACTCACGGCTAATCCTTGGGATTTGGAACGGGTTCCTGGCGGTTCTTCTGGGGGTTCGGCGGCGGCTGTAGCGGCGCATGAGTGTGTCGTTTCGCTGGGTTCCGATACAGGCGGTTCGATCCGTCAACCCGCATCTTTTTGCGGTGTTGTGGGCATGAAGCCAACTTATGGATTAGTGTCTCGTTATGGTTTGGTAGCTTTTGCTTCCTCTTTGGATCAAATTGGACCTTTTGGACGCACGGTGGAAGATGCGGCAATTTTATTAGGCGCGATCGCGGGTTACGATCCGAAAGATTCTACGAGTTTGAAAGTAGAAATTCCCGACTACACGCAATTTCTCAAACCCGATCTCAAATCGATGCGAATTGGGATTGTGAGAGAAACTTTTGCTGAAGGTTTAGATCCGGCTGTAGAACAAGCTGTAAATAAGGCGATCGAACAATTAAAGCAACTCGGCGCGGAGATTAAAGAAGTTTCCTGTCCGCGTTTCCGCTACGGTTTGCCAACTTATTACATCATTGCCCCTAGCGAAGCTTCGGCTAATTTGGCACGTTACGATGGCGTAAAATATGGTTTGCGCGTTCCCGATGCTGACAACCTAATCGATATGTACGCTCGCACTAGGGCAATGGGTTTTGGCAAGGAAGTCAAGCGCCGGATTATGGTAGGAACCTATGCCTTATCTGCTGGGTACTACGATGCTTATTACTTAAAGGCACAAAAAGTTCGGACTTTAATTAAACAAGACTTTGAAAATGCTTTTGGGCAAGTGGATGTATTAGTCACGCCTACAGTTCCCATGACAGCATTTAAAGCAGGGGAAAAAACTGACGATCCGCTAAGTATGTATTTAACCGATTTGATGACAATTACGGTAAATTTGGCAGGTTTGCCAGGATTGAGTATTCCCTGCGGTTTTGACGAGAAAGGAATGCCAATTGGGATGCAATTGATTGGAAACGTGTTGCGGGAAGACCAATTATTTCAAGTGGCTCACGCTTACGAACAAGCTACAGAATGGCATAAAAAAGCACCTGCTTTATAA